The Megachile rotundata isolate GNS110a chromosome 3, iyMegRotu1, whole genome shotgun sequence genome includes a window with the following:
- the LOC100877127 gene encoding uncharacterized protein LOC100877127 isoform X1: protein MFPTFIGILDIQSWWEVPSIAHFCSLFRAAFNLLDFDIEDLEEALLTDGGTEGRLVQELIVRLLEGCLPNDTRNDISTFNYQMFLRRLFRKKCQEYKCENPFNTDVDFELLPLRQKVEILRALCDFRLDAEDVEQSLSNLDSDSLRVEPLGHDRKNSAYWYFYGTRLYREDYIDTSNSISYKQKNKPRDKKRKRRRNRVAKEEEEEEEKKEDSLIHGEGKESVWQVVCFTQQDWSRLVEKFRDSEYDTERKLYRTLSEDFMPEIPKLFDLKEKQQRRKLLQRNSSRVLRSHEPAAQMETVMVRSKIKTKTNKGNKKGTQNSKNVYVKEETPPPLPSPPVQKKGRQTNNSLASAVGQIVIHTDEVEGTEKKKGVGSNSDGNYVASNYGYKYGYSFGIEEEERRVGMHKVLESLKDHVDAWPFIDPVDEEYAPRYYSVVRKPMDLSTMEEKLENGLYKNLNEFKRDFRLIVDNCRQYNGSDNEYTEMAFNLKEAFDKAVNRYLESETSSDEDTSSPKSCLTTPTSPSCPSRVSSPHQNRKRSKKSTKKSKSYKSESKGKSKVSDKNDEEEKRGKNYKLPKKKRGKKKSKRVKDEESVNEEEQEEQESEDAMSESSIITSKRRKHLDVNNLLLKTKKLSPKESEEFKKMDRKMSKERHQQKKEAESMRPIKDSKENKKRKEDFEEDYEPLVIAKSKSRKIEKKELEETEIFTDNAKKNKVKKNESHENEIVSEEKDKIEHIKVKKSRKKEKAGLKVLKSDEKSEKNHIKDKEKKSKQKNDELKNGEISSEVDSKDVDLESDIESKEMHASKKIPAFIGNKDIESLDGLKDKISERRREEKLKSEKEKQKKTSKSDLHNMYSKKVPSNGSTFNDSDKASAKRPKLKKGMKEEKVPTTEDPVKTQDQEVNETKKIKVAPTKSTKGFGKEESSIQALNQATEQTLHDINKWLDDAPRLSEFSSGSDSPVFHSSVEIGRSGPKVEAPRKRPSSIKIFGPHGPSRPKKIQRTIDRLQPGKSKGNLLLKKPLNLPNAGTNETTVHPSTGDNDQTNKNADEEPKLSLGTVLKNVDSIQLICKSLVSSPNPNFSNDDEEEDHNTVPTIPVSSLKEEKSSSGVTATQAPAATEESKDDQSTAKETQKPKAATPNLSAWFKAFGAPKSKKKDEESEDSTTKKDGDLQEVFYGRQRRMSTGGSSVSESVSSFSQESPPGRSGRSPQGQPIMASVEPQIRGAGFYQDALSTGSSPYNSPYYATPPRYSAQLPPTPSPQNHPLSPAYPSSSYEQAPLYSQIPAQQQHQTFQKSPQESSGEVYHQLSPTFPQRSPQTNFPQNSAQSEPFNQPVQSTATNQNPPATYSQHSPQPVQQVYPQPSPQPPPSNYSQPSPQQSPTPKYSQLSPQQNAANYSQPSPQASNYSQASPQQPHSPYSQNSPQAPPNYSQPSPQQQPSPYAQSPQQSSGYSQLSPQPPSNYSQPSPQPPSNYSQPSPQPPSNYSQPSPQPPSNYSQPSPQPPSNYSQPSPQPPSNYSQPSPQPPSNYSQPSPQPPPVYPQQSQPSNFSHPSPQTHAVGFTQSSPQPLTAYSQPSPQPRNYSQPSPQQIQTFPQHSPQAPPSYSQPSPQNTPYSQPSPQQPAKYSQPSPQQPANYSHAIHSPQTPQNYSQLSPQQAPPNYSQPSPSPQQSRNYSQPSPSPQQSRNYSQPSPSSQQSHNYSQPSPSPQTRNYSQPSPQQKTVCASQPSQQPSNYSQPSPQQSSNYALQQQSSKNTEEYPQNPSTPSNYSHGFKQNHTYIQSPTPSSINETEHRTDYTKSSSAEKSSSIEQQRNFAVSAEASLNLNANHQIYQSPNQYPPAFANNYSNIDLQRSVSRHGGQEQSQQQQQSAQERVSFTDLSESLNAQKYAQQRSFLGKTSSTGEQLSTQDQSQLLAFQQNLTAHESLYPTSFQPSGYPMPNSRPMYPSPHYFDTGSKTANSGTANSSTGNLPPVKKRAYNESSAEASRGLTQEAASRASQEQFGFDPIMALPQPETVSASQFDATFVGNLADSVATNSAAYARLGLGLVGRSGKEQQQLLTIPRPPATKAEHLAYARSPATGAAELDLNLLQSLQTASAKNTQGILSMSRRGADASSGSTSTPAKTKKSRKSKQQQQEQQNVSSTVSSEPQASIPGFPQYTGTSADSIGLKNTAIVPPAGSAFNFAASTNTTTSSPFYDKDATAAAFAFLDEFRNPNSYYSMALRQQQQQQQPQVPPVSDATQQACNKLTNQPPRNYPPHPFLHSAQRSAAYGPPVSAYVTPHGPNLTMDPTAYQQYIHSLYALQPPPHHHRPSWL from the exons ATGTTTCCCACTTTCATCGGAATTCTAG ACATTCAATCGTGGTGGGAGGTGCCAAGTATAGCACACTTCTGCTCATTATTTAGGGCTGCCTTCAATCTTCTGGACTTTGATATTGAG gatttagaagAAGCTTTACTAACGGATGGTGGAACAGAGGGACGTTTAGTACAGGAACTAATAGTCAGGTTACTGGAAGGTTGTTTACCTAATGATACCCGCAATGACATCTCTACCTTTAATTATCAGATGTTTCTTCGTAgactttttcgtaagaaatgtCAG gaATACAAGTGTGAGAATCCTTTTAATACAGATGTAGATTTTGAATTATTGCCTCTTCGTCAGAAAGTAGAAATCTTACGTGCTCTCTGTGACTTCAGGCTCGACGCCGAAGACGTG GAGCAATCATTAAGTAATTTAGACTCGGATAGCCTGCGAGTCGAACCTTTAGGACATGATCGTAAGAATTCTGCCTATTGGTACTTTTACGGCACTCGATTATATAGGGAGGACTACATTGATACTTCTAACAGCATCTCGTACAAACAGAAAAACAAACCTAGGGATAAAAAGCGTAAAAGACGACGAAACAGAGTGGCgaaggaggaagaggaagaggaggagaaGAAGGAGGACAGTTTAATACACGGGGAGGGAAAAGAAAGCGTCTGGCAGGTTGTCTGCTTTACTCAACAGGACTGGAGTCGTTTAGTTGAAAAATTTCGTGATTCG GAGTACGATACCGAACGTAAACTTTACCGTACTCTATCCGAAGATTTCATGCCGGAAATCCCTAAACTTTttgatttaaaagaaaaacaacAAAGACGCAAATTATTACAACGTAATAGTTCGCGCGTTCTTCGAAGCCACGAACCTGCGGCACAGATGGAAACAGTCATGGTTAGATCGAAGATCAAAACTAAAACGAACAAAGGAAATAAAAAGGGGACACAGAATTCAAAGAATGTTTATGTTAAAGAGGAGACACCTCCACCCTTGCCTTCTCCTCCAGTTCAAAAGAAAGGACGTCAAACTAATAATTCGTTAGCTTCAGCCGTTGGTCAAATTGTAATTCATACCGATGAAGTGGAAGGAACAGAGAAGAAAAAGGGTGTTGGAAGTAATAGCGATGGAAATTATGTAGCTTCTAATTACGGATATAAATATGGATATTCATTTGGGATCGAGGAAGAAGAACGTCGAGTTGGTATGCACAAGGTTCTTGAAAGTCTTAAGGACCATGTGGATGCCTGGCCATTCATCGATCCCGTAGACGAAGAATATGCACCAAG ATACTATAGCGTGGTACGCAAACCCATGGATCTTAGTACAATGGAGGAAAAACTCGAGAAtggtttatataaaaatttaaacgaatTCAAACGTGATTTTCGGTTAATAGTAGATAATTGTAGACAATACAATGGTTCTGATAATG AGTATACCGAAATGGCGTTCAATCTTAAGGAAGCATTCGATAAAGCTGTGAATCGTTACTTAGAATCGGAAACATCCAGCGATGAAGATACTTCATCACCGAAATCCTGTCTCACGACTCCTACATCCCCGTCGTGCCCTTCCCGTGTTTCGTCTCCTCATCAAAATAGGAAACGTTCGAAAAAGTCGACTAAGAAATCCAAATCGTACAAGTCCGAAAGTAAAGGAAAGTCCAAAGTGAGCGATAAAAACGACGAAGAAGAAAAACGGgggaaaaattataaacttccGAAGAAGAAAAGGGGGAAGAAAAAGAGTAAAAGAGTAAAAGATGAGGAATCCGTGAACGAGGAAGAACAGGAAGAGCAAGAAAGCGAGGATGCAATGTCCGAATCGAGTATTATAACGTCAAAAAGAAGAAAACATCTTGACGTGAATAACTTATTATTAAAAACCAAAAAGCTGTCGCCCAAAGAATCGGAGGAATTTAAAAAGATGGATAGAAAGATGAGTAAAGAACGTCATCAACAGAAAAAGGAAGCGGAAAGTATGCGACCGATAAAGGATTCGAAAGAAAACAAAAAGCGAAAAGAGGACTTCGAGGAAGATTACGAGCCCCTAGTCATCGCGAAAAGTAAAAGTAGAAAAATCGAAAAGAAAGAACTCGAAGAAACAGAAATATTCACGGATAACGCGAAGAAGAACAAAGTGAAAAAGAACGAATCTCACGAAAATGAAATCGTGTCGGAGGAGAAAGATAAAATTGAGCATATCAAGGTAAAGAAAAGTCGAAAAAAGGAAAAGGCAGGATTAAAAGTCTTgaaatccgacgaaaaatccgAGAAGAATCATATAAAGGATAAAGAGAAAAAATCAAAACAGAAAAACGATGAACTTAAAAATGGCGAAATATCGAGCGAAGTAGATTCCAAAGATGTAGATCTAGAAAGTGATATAGAATCGAAAGAAATGCACGCATCTAAAAAAATCCCTGCATTTATAGGTAATAAAGATATAGAATCGTTGGACGGTTTAAAGGATAAGATAAGCGAGAGGCGGCGGGAGGAAAAGTTAAAAAGTGAAAAGGAGAAACAGAAGAAAACGTCGAAAAGCGACCTTCACAATATGTATTCAAAAAAAGTGCCTTCAAACGGTAGTACCTTTAACGACAGCGATAAAGCCAGCGCAAAACGACCAAAGCTAAAAAAAGGaatgaaagaagaaaaagttCCTACTACGGAAGATCCAGTTAAAACTCAAGACCAAGAAGTCAATGAGACCAAGAAAATAAAAGTGGCTCCGACCAAAAGTACCAAAGGATTTGGAAAAGAAGAAAGTTCGATACAAGCGTTGAATCAAGCAACAGAGCAAACACTCCAT GACATCAATAAATGGCTCGACGACGCACCGAGACTTTCTGAATTTTCTTCTGGAAGCGATTCTCCGGTATTTCATTCTTCCGTTGAAATTGGTCGATCAGGACCAAAGGTAGAAGCGCCGAGAAAACGACCAAGTTCTATCAAGATCTTTGGACCTCATGGACCTAGTAGACCAAAAAAAATACAACGTACAATAGACCGTTTGCAACCTGGGAAAAGTAAAGGAAACTTGCTGTTAAAGAAACCGTTGAATTTACCTAATGCTGGTACCAACGAAACAACGGTACATCCGTCAACCGGCGACAATGATCAAACGAATAAAAACGCGGACGAAGAACCAAAACTTAGTCTAGGAACTGTTCTAAAAAACGTGGATTCCATTCAATTAATTTGTAAGAGCTTAGTTTCTTCGCCTaatcctaatttttcaaacgaCGACGAGGAAGAAGACCACAATACCGTTCCTACGATCCCAGTGTCTAGTTTGAAAGAGGAAAAATCATCGTCCGGCGTGACAGCGACACAAGCACCCGCGGCAACAGAGGAATCTAAAGATGATCAGTCTACCGCTAAGGAAACGCAAAAACCTAAAGCAGCAACGCCTAATTTAAGCGCATGGTTCAAAGCCTTTGGTGCGCCTAAGTCGAAGAAGAAAGACGAGGAATCTGAGGATAGTACGACAAAGAAAGATGGTGACTTGCAGGAAGTGTTTTACGGTAGACAGAGGAGAATGAGTACGGGTGGTAGTAGTGTAAGTGAATCTGTTTCGAGTTTCTCTCAAGAATCACCGCCTGGACGATCCGGTCGATCTCCGCAAGGTCAACCTATAATGGCTTCGGTTGAACCTCAAATAAGAGGAGCTGGATTTTATCAAGACGCTTTATCGACAGGAAGTAGTCCTTACAATAGCCCTTATTACGCTACTCCTCCAAGATACAGTGCGCAGTTACCACCTACTCCTTCTCCACAAAATCATCCTCTATCTCCTGCTTATCCATCGTCGTCTTATGAACAGGCTCCTCTTTATTCTCAAATACCAGCTCAACAGCAGCATCAAACGTTTCAAAAATCTCCACAGGAAAGTTCTGGAGAAGTGTATCACCAGTTATCACCTACATTTCCACAGCGTTCTCCTCAAACAAACTTCCCTCAAAACTCCGCTCAAAGCGAACCTTTCAATCAACCAGTGCAATCTACCGCTACCAATCAAAATCCACCCGCGACCTATTCGCAACATTCGCCACAGCCGGTGCAACAGGTGTATCCTCAGCCATCTCCTCAGCCACCACCGTCGAATTACTCGCAACCATCGCCTCAGCAATCGCCCACTCCTAAATATTCGCAGCTTTCTCCACAACAGAACGCTGCGAATTATTCTCAACCTTCCCCGCAAGCTTCCAACTATTCTCAAGCGTCTCCTCAACAACCGCATTCTCCTTATTCGCAGAATTCTCCTCAGGCGCCTCCAAATTACTCTCAACCGTCACCACAGCAGCAACCTTCTCCTTACGCGCAGTCTCCTCAACAATCGTCCGGATATTCTCAGCTCTCGCCTCAACCGCCTTCGAATTATTCTCAACCGTCGCCTCAACCACCTTCGAATTATTCTCAACCATCGCCTCAGCCGCCTTCGAATTATTCTCAACCTTCGCCTCAACCGCCTTCGAATTATTCTCAACCATCGCCTCAGCCGCCTTCGAATTATTCTCAACCGTCACCTCAACCGCCTTCAAATTATTCCCAACCGTCGCCTCAGCCGCCTTCGAATTATTCCCAACCGTCGCCTCAGCCTCCACCCGTCTATCCGCAACAGTCTCAACCATCGAACTTTTCTCATCCGTCTCCTCAAACGCATGCCGTTGGTTTCACGCAGTCGTCGCCTCAACCTCTTACAGCGTACTCTCAACCGTCGCCTCAACCACGAAACTACTCTCAGCCCTCGCCACAACAGATTCAAACTTTCCCGCAACATTCTCCGCAAGCACCACCTTCGTATTCCCAGCCTTCTCCGCAAAACACACCGTACTCTCAACCATCGCCCCAGCAACCCGCCAAGTACTCCCAGCCGTCTCCTCAGCAACCAGCAAACTATTCGCATGCGATACATTCGCCTCAAACGCCTCAGAATTATTCGCAACTGTCTCCTCAACAGGCACCGCCGAATTATTCTCAACCTTCACCTTCACCTCAACAATCTCGCAACTATTCGCAGCCTTCTCCATCGCCTCAGCAGTCGCGCAATTACTCTCAGCCATCGCCATCGTCTCAACAGTCCCACAATTACTCTCAGCCATCGCCGTCACCTCAGACCCGCAACTACTCCCAACCTTCGCCGCAACAGAAAACTGTGTGCGCCTCGCAACCGTCTCAACAGCCTTCCAACTACTCGCAGCCATCGCCTCAGCAGAGCAGCAACTATGCTCTGCAACAGCAATCGTCCAAAAACACGGAAGAGTATCCGCAGAACCCGTCAACGCCGTCTAACTACTCCCACGGATTCAAACAGAATCATACTTACATACAGTCCCCGACGCCGTCGTCGATCAACGAAACGGAACACCGGACCGATTACACCAAGTCCAGCAGCGCTGAAAAATCATCGAGCATAGAACAACAGAGAAATTTCGCCGTGTCGGCCGAGGCATCGTTGAACTTAAACGCAAATCATCAAATATATCAATCACCGAATCAGTACCCGCCCGCGTTCGCCAACAATTACTCCAACATCGATCTGCAGAGGTCCGTCTCGAGACACGGTGGTCAGGAGCAGTCTCAACAGCAACAGCAGTCGGCCCAGGAACGTGTCAGTTTCACGGACTTGAGCGAATCTCTGAACGCCCAGAAGTATGCTCAGCAACGTTCGTTCCTCGGTAAAACTTCCAGCACGGGCGAACAGCTTTCGACGCAGGATCAGTCACAGCTCTTAGCATTCCAGCAGAACCTGACGGCCCACGAATCTCTCTACCCGACCAGTTTCCAGCCATCCGGATACCCGATGCCAAATTCCAGACCGATGTACCCCAGTCCGCATTATTTCGATACCGGCTCGAAGACTGCCAACAGCGGAACCGCCAATAGCTCCACGGGTAACCTACCACCGGTGAAGAAACGGGCGTACAACGAATCATCCGCCGAGGCGTCGCGTGGTTTGACGCAAGAGGCTGCCTCGAGAGCGAGTCAGGAACAGTTCGGTTTCGATCCCATAATGGCGTTACCGCAACCGGAAACAGTCTCGGCTAGTCAGTTCGACGCTACCTTCGTCGGGAACCTGGCAGACTCGGTCGCAACGAATTCGGCGGCGTACGCTCGCCTGGGTCTGGGTCTGGTAGGTCGCAGCGGCAAAGAACAGCAACAATTGTTGACGATTCCTAGACCACCGGCGACGAAGGCGGAACACCTGGCGTACGCTCGCAGTCCCGCCACCGGAGCCGCGGAGCTGGACCTGAATCTCCTTCAGAGTCTGCAAACGGCCAGCGCGAAGAACACGCAGGGTATACTGTCCATGTCTCGCAGGGGAGCAGACGCGTCTTCGGGTTCCACGTCCACGCCTGCTAAAACGAAGAAAAGCAGGAAGAGCAAGCAACAGCAGCAGGAGCAGCAGAACGTTTCGTCGACGGTCAGCAGTGAACCCCAGGCGAGCATACCTGGTTTTCCACAGTACACGGGGACGTCTGCGGATTCGATCGGTTTAAAGAACACCGCCATAGTCCCGCCTGCTGGGAGTGCCTTCAACTTTGCCGCATCGACCAACACCACCACCAGTTCACCTTTCTATGATAAGGACGCGACCGCTGCGGCATTCGCCTTTTTGGACGAGTTCCGGAATCCGAACAGTTATTACAGCATGGCGCTAaggcaacagcaacaacagcagcaaccgCAAGTACCGCCCGTCTCGGATGCCACACAACAAGCCTGCAACAAACTTACCAATCAACCGCCAAGAAACTATCCGCCTCATCCTTTTCTTCATTCTGCACAGAGGTCGGCAGCTTACGGTCCACCGGTATCCGCTTACGTGACTCCGCATGGACCGAATTTGACCATGGACCCAACTGCCTATCAACAGTACATCCATTCCCTCTATGCTCTTCAACCGCCGCCGCATCATCATCGACCGTCCTGGCTTTAG